Proteins encoded within one genomic window of Bombus vancouverensis nearcticus chromosome 4, iyBomVanc1_principal, whole genome shotgun sequence:
- the Etfb gene encoding electron transfer flavoprotein beta subunit has product MTRALVGVKRVIDYAVKIRVKSDKTGVITDGVKHSMNPFDEIAIEEAVRMKEKKLVEEVIAVSCGPPLCQDVIRTALAMGADKGIHVEISGSEYETLQPVHVSKILAKLAQDEKADLIIVGKQAIDDDSNQTAQMIGGILDWPTGTFCSKIERNDSELTVTREVDGGLEVIKMKMPAVLSADLRLNEPRYATLPNIMKAKKKPIKKLTAKDLGIDTSARIEILSVEEPPVRQAGAIVPDVDTLIAKLKESGHV; this is encoded by the exons atGACACGAGCACTTGTAGGTGTAAAGAGAGTTATCGATTATGCAGTTAAG attcGTGTCAAATCAGATAAAACAGGTGTTATAACAGATGGAGTGAAACATTCAATGAACCCTTTTGATGAAATTGCAATTGAAGAAGCTGTACGAATGAAAGAGAAGAAATTAGTAGAGGAGGTCATTGCAGTTTCATGTGGTCCTCCACTATGTCAAGATGTGATAAGGACTGCACTTGCAATGGGTGCTGATAAAGGCATTCATGTTGAAATATCTGGATCTGAATATGAAACTTTACAACCTGTTCATGTTTCCAAAATATTAGCCAAATTAGCTCAGGATGAGAAAGCAGATTTAATTATTGTTGGAAAACAAGCTATAGATGATGATAGTAACCAAACTGCACAAATGATTGGAGGTATTTTGGATTGGCCAACTGGTACATTTTGTAGTAAG ATTGAAAGAAATGATAGTGAACTAACCGTAACACGTGAAGTTGATGGAGGTTTAGAGGttattaaaatgaaaatgcCAGCAGTTTTAAGTGCTGATCTTCGGCTTAATGAGCCACGATATGCCACATTACCAAATATTATGAAAGCAAAAAAAAAGCCAATTAAAAAACTAACAGCAAAAGATCTTGGTATAGATACTTCAGCAAGGATTGAAATTTTGTCAGTCGAAGAACCACCAGTCAGACAAGCTGGAGCTATTGTACCAGATGTTGATACATTAATTGCAAAATTAAAGGAAAGTGGACAtgtgtaa
- the LOC117156861 gene encoding uncharacterized protein LOC117156861, whose amino-acid sequence MSTSAIKSTIPGVGTSPTSTSHSILPMNAMAQKVVSGSEPGSMKPLPGTGLSYVTLQPPSQPLSLVQDHRPSVYQTPPYVSSNSEKEPDLDKLIPNGVEIMKTETEQNMSVSIKQSESNRNNNLSPDNPTQDSQRDVQTEQEMTPINLDFPALCPQLQNKVEEKKTPVNNGSKESDGIPINTNLQTKLSSHKSEDGPVKSDSQKSKTTTQSTKLVADNSALPQTNNPPKVETKVTGSPKTNKRKSRELKDLRGTSANSDGASKPKRNRIQTQPYQSPLPEIALLVKNLNKPPPSKASDDKLIVFYKNEFLAVRNAEGSFYVCQAMQNIYKSSRRIRIRWLSQDKNNGEIYSPDFYDYIDFDCILTNLNLNKIDKNKFQLTKIELLRTENILKRAIDVEAGVSEKPRVTEEHPDGLDLSLYKDESQLKRRKSHNLHKQKQSLRKKSKRTESFSEDDATEEESGKKSPKSNRSKKRTVNKALAIAKSVAKGSSRAERALNRNTKSGSETTAATTNSTATTTTTTTTATVTTSATPIDAIKNNTDVKKSENKKSTKQQNNNNASGVSRTKLRASVQNTQQSNKTAGRPKRMAATTGVAPTEEAASRKKPRGRA is encoded by the exons ATGAGCACATCGGCCATAAAATCAACGATACCTGGAGTAGGTACATCCCCAACTTCTACCAGTCATTCTATTCTTCCCATGAATGCAATGGCACAGAAAGTCGTATCAGGATCAGAACCAGGATCTATGAAGCCTTTACCAGGAACTGGATTAAGCTATGTTACATTACAACCACCCAGTCAACCTTTGAGCTTAGTACAAGATCATAGACCTTCTGTATATCAAACACCACCTTACGTAAGCAGCAATTCTGAAAAGGAACCAGACCTGGATAAATTAATCCCTAATGGAGTAGAGATTATGAAAACTGAAACAGAACAGAATATGTCTGTTTCTATAAAGCAGAGTGAATCTaacagaaataataatttaagtCCAGATAATCCTACACAAGATTCACAAAGAGATGTTCAAACAGAACAAGAGATGACACCTATCAATTTAGATTTTCCTG CATTATGTCCACAATTACAAAACAAAGTTGAAGAGAAGAAAACTCCTGTAAATAATGGATCAAAAGAATCTGACGGAATtccaattaatacaaatttacaAACAAAATTGTCATCACACAAATCAGAAGATGGGCCAGTAAAATCTGATAGTCAGAAGTCAAAAACTACAACTCAAAGTACGAAACTTGTGGCAGATAATTCTGCATTACCACAAACAAATAATCCACCAAAGGTTGAAACAAAGGTCACTGGTTCGCCAAAAACAAATAAGAGAAAGTCTAGGGAATTGAAAGATTTAAGGGGAACTTCAGCAAATTCAGATGGAGCAAGCAAACCAAAAAGAAATCGAATTCAAACACAGCCTTATCAGAGTCCATTACCAGAAATTGCATTGCttgtaaaaaatttaaataagcCTCCACCATCGAAAGCTTCTGACGACAAACTTATAGTATTCTATAA AAATGAATTTTTGGCTGTGAGAAATGCGGAAGGAAGTTTCTACGTATGTCAAGCAatgcaaaatatatataaatctagCAGAAGAATTCGTATACGTTGGCTTTCTCAAGATAAAAACAATGGTGAAATATATTCACCAGATTTTTATGATTATATAG atTTCGACtgtatattaacaaatttaaatttaaacaaaattgaCAAAAACAAATTCCAGCTAACCAAGATTGAATTATTACGtacagaaaatattttgaaaagagCAATTGATGTTGAAGCAGGCGTATCCGAAAAACCTCGAGTAACAGAAGAACACCCAGATGGAC TTGACCTTTCACTTTATAAAGATGAGTCACAattaaagagaagaaaaagtcACAACTTGCATAAACAAAAACAAAGTTTGCGTAAGAAATCAAAACGAACTGAAAGCTTCTCTGAAGATGATGCTACCGAAGAAGAATCAGGAAAGAAATCACCTAAATCGAATCGTTCTAAAAAGCGAACAGTTAACAAAGCTCTGGCTATTGCAAAATCTGTTGCAAAGGGATCTAGTAGAGCAGAAAGAGCATTGAACAGAAATACAAAGTCTGGAAGTGAAACTACTGCAGCCACTACTAATAGTACTGcaactactactaccactactactactgcaACTGTAACTACATCCGCAACACCAATAgatgcaattaaaaataatactGATGTTAAAAAAAGTGAAAATAAAAAGAGCACAAAGCAACAGAATAATAATAACGCAAGTGGGGTTTCAAGGACGAAACTACGTG CTTCTGTACAAAACACACAACAAAGTAACAAAACAGCAGGTCGTCCAAAGCGCATGGCTGCAACCACAGGTGTTGCGCCAACCGAAGAAGCGGCTTCTCGAAAAAAACCACGTGGGCGAGCATAA